One part of the Raphanus sativus cultivar WK10039 chromosome 7, ASM80110v3, whole genome shotgun sequence genome encodes these proteins:
- the LOC108816943 gene encoding acyl carrier protein, chloroplastic produces MSTTFSALVSTQATSLATPTRISFQKPALVSRTYLSFNLRRSIPTRLSVSCAAKPETVDKVSEIVRKQPVQLSLKPEQKVVAETKFAELGADSLDTVEIVMGLEEAFGIEMAEEKAQKIATVEEAAELIEDLVLLKK; encoded by the exons ATGTCGACCACTTTCAGCGCCTTGGTCTCCACGCAAGCCACTTCTCTG GCAACACCAACGAGGATTAGTTTCCAGAAGCCAGCTTTGGTTTCGAGGACTTATCTCTCCTTCAACCTACGCCGTTCAATCCCTACTCGTCTCTCAGTTTCTTGCGCG GCCAAACCAGAGACAGTTGACAAAGTGTCTGAGATTGTCAGGAAGCAACCAGTGCAACTCTCACTGAAACCCGAACAAAAAGTCGTTGCAGAAACCAAGTTTGCTGAACTTGGAGCAGATTCTCTCGACACT GTTGAGATAGTGATGGGTTTAGAGGAAGCGTTTGGTATCGAAATGGCGGAAGAGAAAGCACAGAAGATTGCAACAGTTGAGGAAGCTGCTGAACTCATTGAAGACCTCGTGCTACTGAAGAAGTAA
- the LOC130497985 gene encoding enhancer of mRNA-decapping protein 4-like: MVGTGLTRVTTKKNNEYLGIVVKQGECPQRGSYIFLHQSPFLHLFFVNEVEIEEVEEAVSAIKDMMNQILVSQNEMQEGLFSLVDHSVEEEGQRVEGALAAEIERISKSNADALFARFVEETAGQENPMRDLQQQLENVLTSLITKNLGPTMWKAMMPSPEALHALTSPLEEAVSSSFTQSLRAYQSARADQLISKLEEKQIQIPFSARQSFKRDAASIIEDLPSFERSCETMIGQVVSALQAKMAEHTRAAAEQQRFDLDPSLKERITFVQAARDLIAVSQRNRLANHGGGYGDGYADGHKEGYAQGYADACADAYNKATEH; encoded by the exons ATGGTGGGAACAG GTCTGACGAGGGTGACAACGAAGAAGAACAACGAATACCTTGGAATCGTGGTTAAGCAGGGGGAGTGTCCTCAACGTGGAAGCTACATCTTCCTCCATCAAAGTCCTTTTCTCCATTTATTCTTTGTGAATGAAGTAGAAAtcgaggaggtggaggaggctGTATCTGCAATCAAAGATATGATGAATCAG ATATTGGTTTCGCAGAACGAGATGCAAGAAGGATTGTTCAGTCTCGTTGACCATAGCGTCGAAGAAGAAGGTCAAAGAGTGGAAGGGGCTTTAGCTGCGGAGATTGAGAGGATCTCCAAGTCAAATGCTGATGCTCTATTTGCCCGCTTCGTAGAAGAGACTGCTGGTCAGGAAAATCCAATGCGTGACCTCCAACAGCAATTGGAGAATGTACTTACAAGCTTAATCACCAAGAATTTAGGGCCAACAATGTGGAAAGCGATGATGCCCTCTCCAGAAGCATTACACGCACTGACATCACCTTTGGAAGAAGCTGTGTCTTCTTCATTCACACAGTCCTTG AGAGCATACCAGAGCGCACGTGCTGACCAACTCATTTCAAAGCTCGAGGAAAAGCAGATTCAGATCCCGTTCTCTGCCAGACAATCCTTCAAG aggGATGCTGCCTCCATAATTGAGGACCTGCCTTCGTTTGAGAGATCATGCGAGACCATGATTGGTCAAGTAGTCTCAGCCTTGCAGGCAAAAATGGCGGAGCACACACGCGCTGCTGCCGAACAACAACGGTTTGATCTTGACCCTAGTTTGAAG GAACGCATCACTTTTGTCCAAGCCGCACGAGATTTAATAGCGGTGAGCCAGAGGAATCGGTTAGCAAACCATGGAGGGGGTTATGGTGATGGATACGCTGATGGTCACAAGGAGGGTTACGCTCAAGGTTATGCTGACGCTTGTGCTGATGCTTACAACAAGGCTACAGAACACTAA
- the LOC108815719 gene encoding protein CANDIDATE G-PROTEIN COUPLED RECEPTOR 2-like: MEDSGVTIAASKPVDAWECTPGKEVVWNVLTLFTTSGMLFLEVSLVAFLFQGNYASGAEALTRTFLISGLVIGLDLLLKAIYLFGIGVQLFIDNNEHIQKVKWGLWVIHKLLLAAIYGMIFFMYNSKWRERLPARPAFYKYITCMLALNGLSLFACTLAANGAHFGLWLYGITSVCYHAFYLPLLYVTFLADFFQEEDLNLENVYYSEMKDAGFFDAGWE; this comes from the exons ATGGAAGATTCTGGAGTTACCATCGCCGCAAGCAAGCCAGTTGAC GCATGGGAATGCACTCCTGGGAAAGAAGTAGTTTGGAATGTATTGACTTTGTTCACAACATCTGGAATGTTATTTCTGGAAGTAAGCTTGGTAGCTTTTCTCTTCCAAGGAAACTACGCAAGTGGCGCTGAAGCATTGACACGGACTTTTCTCATCTCCGGGCTTGTTATAGGTCTTGATTTGCTTCTCAAG GCGATCTATCTCTTTGGAATTGGGGTACAGTTGTTTATTGACAACAATGAACATATACAAAAGGTCAAATGGGGATTATGGGTCATCCACAAGCTCTTGCTTGCGGCCATTTATGGAATGATATTCTTCATGTACAACTCTAAGTGGAGAGAAAGATTACCAG CAAGACCTGCTTTCTATAAGTACATAACCTGCATGCTCGCCTTAAATGGACTCTCCCTATTTGCATGTACTCTTGCGGCAAACGGCGCTCACTTTGGATTATG GTTGTATGGGATCACAAGTGTTTGTTATCACGCCTTCTACCTTCCTCTTTTGTATGTTACTTTCCTGGCAGACTTTTTCCAG GAGGAAGATCTCAACTTGGAGAACGTCTACTATTCAGAGATGAAAGATGCTGGATTCTTTGACGCGGGTTGGGAGTAA